One Hordeum vulgare subsp. vulgare chromosome 4H, MorexV3_pseudomolecules_assembly, whole genome shotgun sequence DNA window includes the following coding sequences:
- the LOC123448810 gene encoding probable enoyl-CoA hydratase 1, peroxisomal: MDATSPVSGDLILVEPARPGSKVAVVTINRPDALNALTRSMMISLASAFRQLDADDGVAAVVLAGRGRSFCAGVDLTAAEEVFKGDVNDPAANPVAQMELCRKPIVGAVAGFAVTAGFEIALACDLLVAGRSAKFLDTHAKFGIFPSWGLSQKLSRLIGPNRAREVSLTCMPVTAEMAEKWGLANHIVEDSQVLSKAIEVAEAIARNNRNLVVLYKSVINDGLQLDMKHARALEKERAVNYYNGMTKEQFANMQKFIQGRSSKPPSKL, translated from the exons ATGGACGCCACTTCGCCGGTCTCCGGCGACCTCATCCTGGTCGAGCCGGCGAGGCCGGGGTCCAAGGTCGCCGTGGTTACCATCAACCGCCCCGATGCGCTGAACGCGCTGACGCGGTCCATGATGATCTCCTTGGCCTCGGCGTTCCGGCAGCTGGACGCCGACGACGGCGTGGCCGCGGTGGTGCTCGCGGGGCGCGGCCGCTCCTTCTGCGCAGGGGTGGACCTCACGGCGGCGGAGGAGGTCTTCAAGGGCGACGTCAACGACCCCGCTGCTAACCCCGTCGCCCAGATGGAGCTCTGCCGGAAGCCCATCGTCGGCGCCGTCGCCGGGTTCGCGGTCACCGCGGGCTTCGAGATCGCACTCGCCTGCGACCTCCTCGTCGCTGGCCGCTCCGCCAAGTTCCTCGACACGCACGCCAA GTTTGGGATATTTCCTTCTTGGGGTCTTTCACAGAAACTCTCTCGTCTCATCGGGCCAAACAGAGCACGAGAAGTGTCACTAACTTGCATGCCTGTCACCGCTGAAATGGCTGAGAAGTGGGGGCTTGCTAACCACATTGTGGAAGATAGTCAGGTGCTGAGTAAGGCCATAGAGGTCGCCGAGGCCATTGCGAGGAATAACCGCAACTTGGTGGTGCTATACAAGTCAGTTATAAATGATGGGCTTCAGCTGGACATGAAACATGCCCGAGCTCTTGAAAAG GAAAGAGCTGTCAACTATTACAATGGCATGACAAAGGAGCAATTTGCGAATATGCAGAAGTTTATACAAGGTCGGAGTTCTAAACCACCGTCGAAGTTGTAG